The Diorhabda carinulata isolate Delta chromosome 12, icDioCari1.1, whole genome shotgun sequence DNA window TCGCCGTGCTGAGCGAATGTGCATCGATTACCGGCAAACGCAAGGTaggaatattttcgaaatacagTTTATAACTAATTCAGATCTagtttttctcataataatcgatttatttagattaaatattgtataatttaaAGCTAAAATTTCTCCCAATGTAATTATTCAGTTTCAACGTTTTTcacaaatagttttttcttaattgaaGGAATATGGTCTGGTAATTAAACACCATAGCCTGCTAATTTACTAATGGCTAGCTAATTCCTGAATTCGCTTATTTGTCACACTGACAGACCAACGTTTAGCGAATATGAATTCGGATTGGCATGCTCGAAGAGAATATCTTAAGCTAGACATGTGAAAAGCACGTGGTTAGCATTCAAGCCAACCACATACATATATGTCGACAACTCACGatagtttgtaatttttttaaatatctcctCAATATCTGACACAAGATCTAAGTGATGTGCCTATATGTTTTAATTATACCTTTGGAACACTGAACTAATGGTTTTTGCTTCGTCAATATAGTAGTTGTATTTCATAGAAAACTAAATAACTAACTCCATgaatattacttttattttggataaaacAGGACTATATACATTTATGCTTTCACAAATTTTAATCAGTAAattcgtaaaatatttaatgtatattttttttatgttaatgaaACCCAGAACATTTTTTAGTACGTGAGCGATCAACGTATATTATCGTACAATAATCTTTACTGGCGCCCTATCATAACTAAAACCCAAAAGGAAGGAACAACAACGCACACACTATTAAGGCGATTACTCACTTCCCTGAGATTGTCTCATTATCGATTATTAGAATTAACTCTGCATAAATTCGCGACATAAAGGTAGGTACAAATTGGCGCCTTTTCAACATGGCTTAGTGGTGTTGTTTTTCTTACTTTTCGGTTTacagttatattatatatattgatttattgcGAAGGTTAGTAgagttgtttttatattttatggttaCATTTTTTCTGATACACAAAAACTAAAGGTTGGAAATTTTATAGTACAGTATCTTAGGCTTAAAACGTTTTGATAAATAATGGATTTTGAGTTTTCTGGTTTTTGCTTTGAGTGTCGGACATAATATGggaaattgacattttatttataccGGGTGATTacgtaaattttcaaaaaaggttcCACGTGTGACAGTGcttatttattgcaaaatgaatccgtcatttttaattattgaacaGGTTAATTATGAATTACTTTTAAGAGGTATTTCTCCGTCGGGTTCAgcagaaattaaaaagaaaacattagcTGGTTTATTAGCACAAGAAAAAGCTGGtcgtaatttttcaaataaagtaaataaaattccTTTTGCCGATGATATGGTTGGAATAAACGCTACTGTTGAAGACttgacaaaattaatttcttcatttacgGGGAATAGCAATGAGCAAAATAAAATCGTTGCGCGATTACATCATATATCAAATAGAATCTCAACTTATTAGTTACTGACGAAGATGAAATGAAATGTAGTGATGAACTaaagattaaaattttgattttggaagctgattttgatgcaaaaaattcgagttTACAATCACACAGTATTTCACAATCACAAAATTTCACTCAAACACAGAATTTAGGCTTATCTAATGTGGTTTACAAAAATGCTTATGTACACAAATGGAACGTTTTTTTTCAACGGAAAAGGTTCATTAATGGAATTTTTAGAACAAATCGAAATGTTACGTGCATCTCGTGGACTTTctgaagaagaattatttattaaaagttgTGAATTATTCAAAGACGCTGCCTTAACATGGTTCCTTACAAACAAATCTAAGATTACCTCATGGGCTAGTTTAGTtgctaaattaaaaaaagattttttaccGAGTAACTATCAATTTGATTTAGAAATACAAATTGCGAACAGGACACAAGGCCCTCAGGAAAGTGCTACATTATATATTGCTGAAATGGAGAGTTTATTTAAACGGTTAGAGATAATTCCTGAAGAAACCACTCGTGTTTTAAAGATACGTAGAAATTTATTACCTTTATTTGTTTCCCAATTAGCTTTACACGACACAAACACTATTGATGAACTTTCGAATTTATGCAAGCAAATTGAAGATTCACAAACCTGGTCAGAAAGATATAGAATGCTCCAAAGCGACAACCCTCGCGGATCATGTAGTCAATCATTCAGAGAACACAATGCAAAAACATCCAATAAAGTACAGTTcaaggaaaacaaaatttctcaaaatgtCTCAACTCTAGCTCAAGTAGTTTGTTATAATTGTGATAGAAACGGGCATAAGTATAGTCAATGCCGTgatattaaaagaatattttgttatgGTTGCGGTATGAAAAATGTAGTGAAAACTAAATGTAATTTTTGCGCACAAAAAAACGCCTATTCGACTGCTTACCAATCAAAACCTCTGTATCGTCAGAGACAAGTACAAAACATGCGAATACAAAGCAAAACCTAAAGAAAGagaaacattaaattataaaacttcatTCGACGAATGGCAACATTATCTTACTTTTGTACACGATTTTTTCAGttcctttaaaaataaaaatatctctcAAAAACTTTCTATATCTGCCGAGAAACCGGTTGTAATAAATTCTGTATCTAGAGATCAGTCAATACTAGAAATGTCtcctttttcttttaatacttTAACggaaaataacttaaaatctaATGCCAAAGTATGTCcagtatttgtaaaaaaatttaatgacaaTAGACCGTAtcttaacattaaaattaataacaaagatATTTTAGCCATGGTGGATAGTGGTAGTACAGCTTCTATTTTGGGTAGTCAAGGTTTAAACTTTCTGCATTCTCTCAATCTACCCATGGAATATGACGAATCACTGAATGTAACTACCGCTGATGGCACAAGTCAACAAGTTCTAGGGTATATAAATGTATCAGTAtctttgaataatatttcacatgacttaaaaattttaattataccTAGAATAAAACATGCACTGATTGTGGGTATggattttttgaaactttttaaagtTGATGtaagttttcataatttttcttactCTATGTTATCGTCACTTTGTACGATAAATAcactttcagaaaaaaaaaatcattaacttCACACCAAGCATCGGACTTGGACAGAGTTATCGAATTATTTTCAGAC harbors:
- the LOC130899876 gene encoding uncharacterized protein LOC130899876 — encoded protein: MLMYTNGTFFFNGKGSLMEFLEQIEMLRASRGLSEEELFIKSCELFKDAALTWFLTNKSKITSWASLVAKLKKDFLPSNYQFDLEIQIANRTQGPQESATLYIAEMESLFKRLEIIPEETTRVLKIRRNLLPLFVSQLALHDTNTIDELSNLCKQIEDSQTWSERYRMLQSDNPRGSCSQSFREHNAKTSNKVQFKENKISQNVSTLAQVVCYNCDRNGHKYSQCRDIKRIFCYGCGMKNVVKTKCNFCAQKNAYSTAYQSKPLYRQRQVQNMRIQSKT